From the genome of Colwellia psychrerythraea 34H, one region includes:
- a CDS encoding FAD-binding and (Fe-S)-binding domain-containing protein has translation MLPEHYQLLAKQVAEFIPASRIITDYTRRLAYGVDASFYRLVPQLVLILDDEAEVVRVIKAAAQAKLPVTFRAAGTSLSGQAQSDSILIMLTNSWRDHEILDLGLKIKLGPGVIGADANKYLLPYGRKIGPDPASINTCKVAGIAANNASGMCCGVAQNSYQTLDNIRLVLHDGSILDTADEASISAFKTSHTQLLEQLDTLATKTRSDGTLSALIKHKYRLKNTTGYAINSLVDFEDPIDILAHLMIGSEGTLGFISSITYNTVIEHKYRASSIVFFPDMQTTCSAVSALADANVSAVELMDRRSLASVSDMKGLPEFIKTLDQDVGALLIETRAANQQLLTEQIADLESLLSDFEQTNVIKFTDVASEYSQLWAIRKGTFPAVGAVRETGTTVIIEDVAFPVEQLADAVAKLQGLFEKYHYDEAIIFGHALDGNLHFVFTQDFSTQSEVDRYQSFMDDVCQLVAVDYQGSLKAEHGTGRNMAPFIELEWGKEGFSLMQQLKALFDPSYLLNPGVIINDDPLAHIKNLKNLPAAHDIVDKCIECGFCEPVCPSKGLSLTPRQRITTYREISRLTASGDNPQLLSELEKDFNYLGIDTCAATGLCADRCPVGINTGDLIRDLRNVRNTKYQGVSKKLANNFASIEKMTRVSLAIAGFSQRLLGNTVMGGLTGTVRKLSANSIPLWSKYLPNKASYQPKTISDSNSAKPKVVYIPSCASRSMGQAVDATEQRSLTEVTYAVLAKAGFDIISPDFTGECCGMPFNSKGMFDEAGQKRSSLLTKLIELSENGKYPILIDTSPCKSMLLENTAATANLSIYEPVGFVADVLAEHLAFKQLNDTIMLHVTCSSRRMGLTDKMEQLAKLCSNNVVIPEHIQCCGFAGDKGFTTPELNENALATLKEQVPSDCSVGYSNSRTCEIGLSHHAGIDYQSILYLVDKATTGHSV, from the coding sequence ATGTTACCTGAGCATTATCAATTGCTTGCTAAGCAAGTGGCAGAGTTTATTCCTGCATCACGTATTATTACCGATTATACTCGACGTTTAGCTTATGGCGTTGATGCAAGTTTCTATCGCTTAGTACCACAATTAGTACTTATTTTAGATGACGAAGCTGAAGTGGTAAGGGTCATTAAAGCTGCAGCACAAGCAAAGTTGCCGGTAACATTTAGAGCTGCTGGTACCAGCCTTTCGGGTCAGGCCCAATCTGACTCAATTTTAATTATGCTCACTAATAGCTGGCGTGACCATGAAATATTAGATCTCGGTCTAAAAATCAAACTGGGACCTGGCGTGATAGGTGCTGACGCTAACAAGTATTTATTACCTTATGGACGAAAAATAGGCCCTGATCCTGCTTCAATTAATACCTGTAAAGTTGCAGGTATTGCCGCTAATAATGCCAGTGGTATGTGTTGTGGTGTTGCACAAAACAGTTATCAGACGCTTGATAATATTCGCCTTGTTTTACATGACGGTAGCATCCTTGATACCGCAGATGAAGCAAGTATTTCAGCGTTTAAAACTAGCCATACCCAATTATTAGAACAGTTAGATACACTGGCTACTAAAACTCGTAGCGATGGGACGTTAAGTGCGTTAATTAAGCATAAATATCGATTAAAAAATACCACGGGTTATGCAATTAACTCCTTGGTTGATTTTGAAGACCCTATCGATATTTTGGCACATTTGATGATTGGCTCAGAAGGTACTTTAGGTTTTATTTCTTCGATTACCTATAACACGGTCATCGAGCATAAATACCGTGCTTCATCGATAGTGTTTTTTCCTGATATGCAAACAACTTGTTCTGCGGTAAGCGCGCTAGCTGATGCAAATGTGTCTGCGGTTGAATTGATGGACCGAAGATCGTTAGCCTCAGTAAGTGATATGAAGGGCTTGCCTGAATTTATTAAAACACTCGACCAAGATGTTGGCGCATTACTGATTGAAACGCGTGCAGCCAATCAACAGTTATTAACCGAGCAAATAGCTGACTTAGAAAGTCTATTAAGCGACTTTGAACAAACCAATGTCATCAAATTCACTGATGTTGCGAGTGAGTACTCACAACTGTGGGCCATTCGAAAAGGTACCTTCCCTGCGGTTGGCGCCGTAAGAGAAACAGGTACGACTGTTATCATTGAAGATGTTGCTTTTCCTGTTGAACAACTTGCAGATGCGGTTGCCAAACTACAAGGGCTGTTTGAAAAATATCATTACGATGAAGCCATTATCTTTGGCCATGCTCTTGATGGTAATTTACATTTTGTTTTCACCCAGGATTTCTCAACGCAGTCAGAAGTAGACCGATATCAGTCTTTTATGGATGACGTTTGCCAGCTAGTGGCAGTCGATTACCAAGGTTCATTGAAAGCTGAACATGGTACTGGACGCAACATGGCGCCATTCATTGAATTAGAGTGGGGCAAAGAAGGTTTTAGTTTGATGCAGCAATTAAAAGCCTTATTTGACCCAAGTTATTTATTAAACCCCGGCGTTATCATTAATGATGATCCGTTAGCTCACATTAAAAACTTAAAAAACCTACCGGCAGCACATGACATTGTCGATAAATGTATTGAATGTGGCTTTTGTGAGCCGGTCTGTCCTTCAAAAGGGCTGAGTCTAACACCAAGACAGCGTATTACCACCTATCGTGAAATTAGTCGTTTAACAGCCTCAGGTGATAACCCTCAATTGTTAAGTGAACTTGAAAAAGACTTCAACTATTTAGGTATAGATACCTGTGCAGCAACAGGTTTGTGCGCGGATCGTTGTCCTGTCGGCATTAATACCGGTGACCTTATTCGAGATCTTCGCAATGTTAGAAATACTAAGTACCAAGGAGTATCGAAAAAGTTAGCGAATAACTTTGCCAGCATAGAAAAAATGACACGGGTTTCCTTAGCCATTGCTGGTTTTAGTCAACGCCTACTAGGTAATACTGTGATGGGCGGTTTAACGGGCACCGTGCGTAAATTGTCAGCGAATAGTATTCCACTATGGAGTAAGTACCTGCCAAATAAAGCTAGTTATCAGCCCAAAACGATCTCAGACAGCAATAGTGCTAAACCCAAGGTTGTTTATATACCCAGTTGTGCCAGTAGAAGTATGGGACAAGCGGTTGATGCAACTGAGCAACGTTCGTTAACTGAAGTGACCTATGCGGTTTTAGCAAAGGCAGGTTTTGACATTATTAGTCCTGACTTTACCGGTGAGTGTTGCGGTATGCCATTTAATAGTAAAGGTATGTTTGATGAGGCTGGACAGAAAAGAAGTTCACTGTTAACAAAGCTAATTGAGCTGAGTGAAAATGGTAAATATCCAATTTTAATTGATACTAGTCCCTGTAAATCAATGTTACTTGAAAATACAGCCGCCACTGCAAATTTATCTATTTATGAACCAGTAGGTTTTGTTGCGGATGTATTGGCTGAACATTTAGCTTTTAAGCAATTAAACGATACCATCATGCTGCATGTCACTTGTAGCAGTAGACGTATGGGCTTAACCGATAAAATGGAGCAACTTGCTAAGTTATGCAGCAATAATGTTGTTATTCCTGAACATATTCAGTGTTGTGGTTTTGCGGGAGATAAAGGTTTTACCACCCCAGAGTTAAATGAAAATGCTTTAGCCACCTTAAAAGAGCAAGTACCATCAGACTGCTCTGTGGGCTATAGCAATAGCAGAACCTGTGAAATAGGTTTATCGCATCATGCAGGGATAGATTACCAATCCATTCTTTATTTAGTAGATAAAGCGACTACGGGTCATAGCGTTTAA
- a CDS encoding LutC/YkgG family protein, which translates to MTNTKADIKAVSNTARGNILAKLKAEVKGADYEKLPEEVPYNYPEFSREENLAQFISELEKNHAQVIKTTKENMAEVISEQLKALNISKLLYGENDSHREVINALDGKVDLQVYDFSIDNNKEMLFNECPAALSSSHCSIAATGSIVLWPDENEPRSLTLVPPVHFVIVDANKLYADFGSLMTSQQWQDKLPTNVVLVSGPSKTADIQQTLAYGAHGPKALIVLLINI; encoded by the coding sequence ATGACAAACACAAAAGCAGATATCAAAGCAGTCAGTAATACCGCGCGTGGCAATATTCTTGCTAAGTTGAAAGCGGAGGTCAAGGGGGCAGATTATGAAAAATTGCCTGAAGAAGTCCCTTATAATTACCCTGAATTTAGTCGTGAAGAAAATTTAGCTCAGTTTATTTCTGAACTTGAGAAAAACCATGCTCAAGTGATCAAAACAACTAAAGAAAATATGGCCGAGGTTATCAGCGAGCAGCTTAAGGCACTAAATATCTCTAAATTGCTTTATGGTGAAAATGATTCTCACCGTGAGGTTATCAATGCACTAGATGGCAAAGTAGATCTACAAGTCTATGATTTTTCAATTGATAATAATAAAGAAATGCTCTTTAATGAATGCCCAGCCGCTTTATCAAGCTCGCATTGCTCAATTGCTGCAACAGGTAGCATAGTCTTATGGCCAGACGAAAATGAGCCACGAAGCTTAACCTTGGTGCCGCCAGTGCACTTTGTTATTGTCGATGCCAATAAATTATATGCTGACTTTGGTAGCTTAATGACTTCGCAACAATGGCAAGATAAATTACCGACCAATGTTGTCTTAGTATCAGGACCATCGAAAACTGCTGACATTCAGCAAACGTTAGCTTATGGTGCTCACGGCCCGAAAGCGCTTATTGTTTTATTAATAAATATTTAA
- a CDS encoding LutB/LldF family L-lactate oxidation iron-sulfur protein — protein MKHIIEEESKYAASAKAFRANVTRDLGNEELRSNFRGAMDYLMDKRKGAFSSEDELEVLREQCKLIKQRCLAKLPLLLEQLEGNLEKNGIKVHWAETITEANEIIAQLIAQKKGKSVVKGKSMVSEETALNDYLEERNVECLESDMGEYIVQLAKEHPSHIIMPAIHQNKKQVAKLFADNIEGFEYSTDVDTLIQQGREVLRNKFCQADVGISGVNFAVAETGTLCLVENEGNGRMCTTIPDLHIAITGIEKVIEHLADVPPLLSLLTRSATGQAISTYFNMINSPRKPGEKDGPKEVHLVLLDNGRSQAFADEELKQTLQCIRCGACMNHCPVYTRIGGHAYGTVYPGPIGKMISPHMLGLEATTNLPTASTLCGACGEVCPVKIPIPKILLRLRQESVKPKSQQPQVMKGQGAGRSSVEALIWKVWAQVHKSPKLYALSMWGLTRFRFLMPKKLGGWTSVRTAPKPAATTLHQRINAKQKKAKQSQQERG, from the coding sequence ATGAAACATATTATCGAAGAAGAAAGTAAATATGCAGCATCAGCTAAAGCCTTTCGTGCGAACGTTACCCGAGATCTCGGCAATGAAGAACTAAGATCGAACTTCAGGGGTGCGATGGATTATTTGATGGATAAGCGTAAAGGCGCTTTTTCATCAGAAGATGAGCTTGAAGTATTACGCGAACAGTGCAAATTAATTAAGCAGCGTTGTTTGGCTAAGTTACCGCTCTTACTTGAGCAATTAGAAGGTAACCTTGAAAAAAATGGCATTAAGGTGCATTGGGCAGAAACGATTACTGAAGCAAATGAGATTATTGCTCAGCTTATTGCCCAAAAAAAGGGGAAGTCAGTCGTTAAAGGCAAATCTATGGTGTCAGAAGAAACGGCACTCAACGACTACCTTGAAGAGCGAAATGTAGAATGTCTTGAGTCAGATATGGGCGAGTACATTGTGCAATTGGCCAAAGAGCACCCGTCTCATATTATCATGCCAGCTATCCATCAAAACAAAAAACAAGTGGCTAAACTATTTGCTGATAATATCGAGGGTTTTGAGTACAGCACCGATGTTGATACCTTAATTCAGCAAGGAAGAGAGGTGCTCAGGAATAAATTTTGTCAGGCTGATGTGGGTATCTCAGGTGTTAACTTTGCTGTAGCGGAAACGGGCACACTGTGTTTAGTGGAAAACGAAGGTAATGGTCGTATGTGTACCACTATTCCTGATTTGCATATAGCGATAACAGGCATAGAAAAAGTGATAGAACACTTGGCAGACGTGCCACCGCTGTTAAGTTTGTTAACGCGAAGCGCTACCGGACAAGCCATTTCAACCTACTTTAATATGATCAATTCACCTCGAAAGCCTGGTGAAAAAGATGGCCCTAAAGAAGTGCACTTAGTTTTACTTGATAATGGTCGTAGTCAAGCCTTTGCTGATGAAGAGTTAAAGCAAACGTTACAATGTATTCGTTGTGGCGCCTGTATGAACCATTGCCCTGTGTATACCCGTATAGGTGGTCATGCTTACGGAACCGTTTATCCTGGTCCTATTGGTAAAATGATTTCACCGCATATGTTGGGACTTGAAGCGACGACTAATTTACCAACGGCATCAACCTTATGTGGAGCTTGTGGTGAAGTTTGTCCCGTTAAAATCCCTATTCCTAAAATATTATTACGTTTGCGCCAAGAGAGTGTAAAGCCTAAATCTCAGCAACCTCAAGTGATGAAAGGGCAGGGAGCAGGTCGTAGTAGTGTGGAAGCACTCATTTGGAAAGTATGGGCACAAGTGCATAAGTCACCAAAATTGTATGCCTTATCAATGTGGGGTTTAACACGCTTTCGCTTTTTGATGCCTAAAAAATTAGGTGGCTGGACAAGTGTTAGAACGGCACCTAAACCGGCAGCAACGACTTTACATCAGCGTATTAATGCTAAACAAAAAAAAGCGAAGCAATCACAGCAAGAGCGAGGCTAA
- a CDS encoding (Fe-S)-binding protein, whose translation MQQLNTQHLRDYPKKPKQVYLFGTCIVDSFFPDTGMDAIELLEREGIEVIYPQGQSCCGQPAYNSGYKDEAKAVAMAQVKQFPLDIPVVVVSGSCGGMMRHHYLDLLGDDPKINNFCQRVFEFTEFLVHVLRLKPIDQGPKERVALHTSCAARREMGVHITGNKLISQLANVELVIHDYESECCGFGGTFAVKHADISAAMVADKSKNLVATDVVRYISADHGCMMNINGALDYQKQSLRGEHIASYLLNRIKGNSSKGSL comes from the coding sequence ATGCAACAACTTAATACTCAGCATCTCCGTGACTATCCTAAAAAACCAAAGCAGGTTTATTTATTTGGTACATGTATAGTTGATAGTTTTTTTCCAGATACGGGCATGGATGCTATTGAATTACTTGAGCGCGAAGGCATTGAGGTAATTTACCCACAAGGGCAAAGTTGCTGTGGACAGCCAGCCTATAACTCAGGTTATAAAGATGAAGCTAAAGCGGTAGCAATGGCACAGGTGAAACAATTCCCTCTGGATATTCCTGTCGTTGTCGTTTCGGGATCTTGCGGTGGCATGATGCGTCATCATTATCTCGATTTGCTTGGTGATGATCCTAAAATCAATAATTTTTGTCAGCGTGTTTTTGAATTTACAGAATTCTTAGTGCATGTACTGCGTTTAAAACCTATCGATCAGGGCCCAAAAGAGCGGGTTGCATTGCATACGTCTTGTGCTGCTAGAAGAGAAATGGGCGTGCATATCACCGGCAATAAGTTGATTTCTCAACTCGCGAACGTTGAGTTAGTCATACATGATTATGAAAGTGAATGTTGTGGTTTCGGTGGTACGTTTGCAGTAAAACATGCGGATATATCGGCCGCTATGGTTGCTGATAAAAGTAAAAACCTTGTAGCAACTGATGTTGTTAGATATATCAGTGCCGATCATGGTTGCATGATGAATATAAATGGCGCGCTTGATTATCAAAAACAGTCATTACGTGGTGAACATATTGCGAGTTACTTACTTAATCGTATAAAAGGTAATTCGTCTAAGGGGTCACTATGA
- a CDS encoding L-lactate permease — translation MSITLQALLAFMPIALSAILLIGLHWPAKKAMPVVYTVTAAIAFFAWEMSFNRIVASSLQGLMITIAVLWIIFGAIMLLNTLQHSGAILRIRAGFTNISPDRRVQAIIIAWLFGCFIEGASGFGTPAAIAAPLLVAIGFPAISAVMIGMMIQSTPVSFGAVGTPIIIGVSSGLDKSNLTEQLIANGSSWEQFLRLITSEVAIGHAIVGTLMPLFMVVMLTRFFGQNKSWKEGFEIAPFAIFAGLAFTVPYALTGVFLGPEFPSLIGALVGMAIVVPLAKRGFLMPKKAWDFAPKEQWPAHWLGKISFKQDNSEAKKSMSLTRAWLPYLLVAIILVLSRVSTEFKALLKSLSFGFSNILGEVGISASVQPLYLPGGILFFVCILTLFLHQMKFKQVVDAAKQSTTTLVGAGFVLIFTIPMVRILINSGVNGADLAAMPVAMASFVAQTFGDLYPLFAPSIGALGAFIAGSNTVSNMMLSQFQFEVANALSVSGALLVALQAIGAAAGNMIAIHNVVAASATVGLLGQEGRTLRKTILPTIYYVIAVGVLGLIAINVFNISDPLLG, via the coding sequence ATGTCAATTACACTACAAGCTTTACTCGCGTTTATGCCGATTGCACTGTCGGCAATATTACTTATAGGGCTTCATTGGCCAGCAAAAAAGGCTATGCCTGTTGTTTACACCGTAACAGCAGCTATAGCCTTTTTTGCCTGGGAAATGAGCTTTAATCGAATCGTTGCCAGCTCCCTTCAAGGATTAATGATCACCATTGCTGTTTTGTGGATCATTTTTGGCGCAATAATGTTGCTCAATACCTTACAGCACTCTGGCGCTATTTTACGTATAAGAGCCGGTTTTACTAATATCAGCCCAGATCGCAGGGTGCAGGCAATTATTATTGCTTGGCTCTTTGGTTGCTTTATTGAAGGCGCATCAGGTTTTGGTACACCTGCGGCCATTGCTGCACCTTTACTGGTGGCTATTGGTTTCCCTGCAATATCGGCGGTGATGATTGGTATGATGATTCAATCAACACCGGTGTCATTTGGCGCGGTAGGTACACCCATTATTATTGGTGTTAGTAGCGGCTTAGATAAGAGTAATCTTACTGAGCAATTAATTGCTAATGGCAGTAGTTGGGAGCAATTTTTACGATTAATAACCTCAGAGGTTGCCATTGGGCATGCCATTGTAGGTACGTTAATGCCACTTTTCATGGTGGTGATGTTGACGCGATTCTTTGGTCAGAATAAAAGTTGGAAAGAAGGTTTTGAAATTGCTCCTTTTGCAATCTTTGCTGGCTTAGCTTTTACCGTCCCTTACGCATTAACGGGCGTTTTTCTTGGTCCTGAGTTTCCTTCACTAATTGGCGCATTGGTCGGTATGGCTATTGTGGTACCGCTAGCAAAACGTGGCTTTCTTATGCCAAAAAAGGCATGGGATTTCGCACCAAAAGAACAATGGCCTGCTCACTGGTTAGGCAAAATATCATTTAAACAAGATAACAGCGAAGCTAAAAAATCAATGTCGTTAACTAGAGCGTGGTTACCGTATTTACTTGTTGCAATAATCCTTGTGCTTAGCCGTGTTTCAACTGAATTTAAAGCGTTATTAAAGAGCCTTTCATTTGGCTTTAGCAACATTCTTGGTGAAGTAGGTATTAGTGCGAGTGTTCAGCCTTTATATCTACCCGGTGGTATTTTGTTCTTTGTTTGTATTCTGACATTATTTTTGCATCAGATGAAATTCAAACAAGTGGTAGATGCAGCTAAACAGTCAACGACTACGCTAGTGGGTGCCGGTTTTGTACTTATCTTTACCATCCCTATGGTACGCATATTAATCAACTCAGGTGTTAATGGCGCTGACTTAGCAGCGATGCCGGTTGCAATGGCAAGTTTTGTTGCGCAAACGTTTGGCGATCTATACCCCTTGTTTGCGCCTAGTATTGGTGCCCTTGGTGCTTTTATTGCGGGTTCAAATACCGTGAGTAATATGATGTTAAGTCAGTTTCAGTTCGAAGTTGCTAATGCACTGTCTGTTTCAGGTGCCTTACTTGTCGCTTTACAAGCTATAGGTGCAGCTGCAGGCAACATGATAGCTATTCATAATGTGGTAGCAGCTTCCGCAACTGTTGGTTTATTAGGGCAAGAGGGTAGAACATTGCGCAAAACCATATTACCAACTATTTATTATGTAATAGCTGTCGGCGTGCTTGGGTTAATTGCTATCAATGTATTCAACATTAGTGATCCCTTACTCGGCTAA
- a CDS encoding LysR family transcriptional regulator: MPNASELALFSLIVEAKSFNKAAQLAEISPAALSKKISKLEKNLGIQLLYRTTRRLSLTEAGEILYSHSKDINKQVNDAVSAVSSFSEGLSGTIKMTVPTISGELILAQAVAEFCQLHPKLSVEMRLENEFVDLIKEGQDLAIRTGVLSDSSLIAKPLLQSNWIVCCAPSYIEKHGTPQTPQELSRHNCMAYTYQDKGAHDWYFSQSDEAYYVKISGNFATNNSQALRKAALAGYGIVYVPRCSVYDDMQRGDLVQLLPEFHGRQLGIYAVYPYTKHQSQKVRLLIEHIKDCYQQQAEYF, from the coding sequence ATGCCTAATGCTAGCGAATTGGCTTTGTTTTCATTAATTGTTGAAGCTAAATCCTTCAATAAAGCTGCCCAGTTGGCAGAAATATCACCAGCAGCACTGAGTAAAAAAATATCTAAACTTGAGAAAAATTTAGGCATTCAATTGTTGTATAGAACAACAAGACGATTAAGTTTAACGGAGGCAGGCGAAATACTTTACAGCCACTCTAAGGATATTAATAAGCAAGTAAATGATGCAGTTAGTGCCGTTAGTAGTTTTAGCGAAGGTCTATCTGGCACCATAAAAATGACAGTGCCAACCATTTCAGGGGAATTAATACTCGCGCAAGCGGTTGCTGAATTTTGTCAGCTACATCCCAAATTAAGTGTTGAAATGCGCTTAGAAAATGAGTTTGTTGATTTGATTAAAGAAGGACAAGATTTAGCAATTAGAACGGGTGTATTAAGTGACTCTAGTTTAATAGCAAAACCGCTACTGCAGTCAAATTGGATCGTATGTTGTGCGCCATCTTACATTGAAAAGCATGGTACCCCACAAACACCTCAAGAATTATCCCGACACAACTGCATGGCATACACCTATCAAGACAAAGGTGCGCATGATTGGTATTTTAGTCAGTCAGACGAAGCCTATTATGTAAAAATTTCAGGAAACTTTGCCACGAATAACTCACAAGCATTACGTAAAGCAGCTCTGGCAGGGTATGGCATTGTCTATGTGCCACGCTGTAGTGTTTATGATGATATGCAACGGGGTGACTTAGTACAATTGTTACCTGAATTTCATGGCCGTCAATTAGGCATTTATGCGGTATATCCTTATACCAAACATCAGTCTCAAAAAGTACGCCTGTTAATTGAGCATATAAAAGATTGCTATCAACAACAGGCCGAATACTTCTAA
- a CDS encoding methyl-accepting chemotaxis protein produces the protein MASISKKVLLGYLLVLIVAIAASVTLFGAASEVKQRTSQFIGATLPELSDLQQVKQSLDAIQIAAYGLYGTMIEANEFSNVINEKKQRLDQLLMANGALSSHQEYRTIVEEINELVTVMTQLQRVMTADEVDWDGARAILVEVDTHSRNVSEKLTKISKDVSQDANNSSAAIYTEIADIQRLVLALLASIVTVAVVAYTLSHKKIALPIRELAEELDQVAKNYDLTRVVPALSNDEIGLAADSVNRLLKAFNSGITDVRHIANNINELVDVLGSTSENADVQVNLLNEKIELLLSSMVTLESQISNGFEQSNSAAEQAKEGAQAVENGAQQVAKTSTSISSLANNIEASSEMLIELRKSGDQVSTVVSTIAGIADQTNLLALNAAIEAARAGESGRGFAVVADEVRTLATRTHQSTIEINTMLAGIVGAISQIVTSMESNQTQADQAVALSQKTVESLSLIQSSILSLSNVSTEVASQAEQSHHQVVDMRSWVEDFKTVGDAVCQGSMESRDTSLKMTELAISFNKSVERFRT, from the coding sequence ATGGCTTCAATTAGTAAAAAAGTCTTACTAGGTTATTTGTTAGTTTTAATTGTCGCTATTGCGGCTTCAGTAACTTTGTTTGGTGCTGCGAGTGAAGTAAAGCAACGAACTAGCCAGTTCATTGGTGCAACCTTGCCTGAGTTAAGTGATTTACAACAAGTGAAACAATCATTAGATGCTATACAAATAGCGGCGTACGGCTTGTACGGAACTATGATTGAGGCGAATGAATTCTCTAATGTAATAAATGAAAAAAAGCAACGTCTGGACCAATTATTGATGGCAAATGGTGCATTATCGTCGCACCAAGAATACCGAACAATAGTTGAAGAAATTAATGAATTAGTTACCGTAATGACTCAACTTCAGCGTGTTATGACCGCTGATGAAGTTGATTGGGATGGCGCGCGAGCTATCTTAGTCGAAGTTGATACGCACTCAAGAAATGTTTCTGAAAAGTTAACCAAAATAAGTAAAGATGTTAGCCAAGATGCGAATAATAGCTCGGCAGCAATCTACACTGAAATCGCTGATATTCAGCGACTAGTATTAGCTCTGCTTGCTAGCATAGTGACAGTCGCAGTAGTTGCGTATACCCTTTCCCACAAAAAAATAGCTTTACCTATTCGAGAATTGGCTGAAGAATTGGATCAGGTAGCAAAAAACTATGATCTAACAAGGGTTGTACCAGCACTCTCTAATGATGAAATTGGTCTTGCTGCTGATAGTGTTAACCGTCTACTTAAAGCCTTTAATAGTGGTATTACTGATGTCAGACATATCGCTAATAACATAAATGAGTTGGTCGATGTACTGGGTTCCACTTCTGAAAATGCTGATGTACAAGTTAATTTATTAAATGAAAAAATAGAGTTGCTGTTATCAAGTATGGTGACCTTAGAAAGCCAAATATCCAATGGTTTTGAACAATCAAATAGTGCAGCTGAACAAGCCAAAGAAGGCGCGCAAGCGGTTGAAAACGGAGCACAACAAGTAGCTAAAACGTCAACAAGTATTTCTTCATTAGCGAACAATATTGAAGCGTCCTCTGAAATGTTAATTGAGTTACGTAAATCGGGTGATCAAGTCTCTACGGTAGTAAGCACCATTGCGGGTATTGCTGATCAAACAAACTTACTAGCGCTCAATGCTGCAATAGAAGCGGCAAGAGCGGGTGAGTCTGGTCGAGGTTTTGCTGTTGTTGCCGATGAGGTTCGAACTCTTGCCACACGTACTCATCAGTCTACGATTGAGATTAATACTATGTTGGCAGGCATTGTTGGCGCTATTTCTCAAATCGTTACTTCTATGGAAAGCAACCAAACGCAGGCTGATCAAGCCGTTGCGTTGTCACAAAAAACAGTTGAATCTCTGTCATTAATTCAATCAAGCATCTTGAGTTTAAGTAATGTAAGTACTGAAGTTGCCAGTCAGGCCGAGCAATCACATCATCAAGTGGTAGATATGCGCTCATGGGTAGAAGATTTTAAAACCGTGGGTGATGCGGTGTGCCAAGGCAGTATGGAAAGCCGAGACACCTCATTGAAAATGACAGAGTTAGCGATTAGTTTTAACAAATCTGTTGAACGATTCCGCACTTAA
- a CDS encoding carboxymuconolactone decarboxylase family protein: MTTRLNYFATSPKAMDILLNQESYLDEAFKGSKLLLELVKIKVSQINQCALCIDMHSKDALKSGESFDRIYGLNAWRDMTCYSKKEQCSLQWAELIVSDQPATDIEYQSVLQVLGEQTLVDLTIAINAISSWNRIAKAFKPAVGSFDAN; encoded by the coding sequence ATGACGACACGATTAAATTACTTTGCCACCTCGCCTAAAGCGATGGATATTTTATTAAACCAAGAGAGCTACCTTGATGAAGCATTTAAAGGGAGTAAACTGCTATTAGAATTAGTAAAAATAAAAGTTTCACAAATTAATCAATGCGCACTGTGTATTGATATGCACAGCAAAGACGCACTAAAATCCGGTGAAAGTTTCGATCGTATTTATGGCTTAAACGCTTGGCGTGATATGACATGCTATTCAAAAAAAGAACAGTGCTCATTACAATGGGCAGAACTTATTGTATCAGACCAACCCGCTACAGATATTGAATACCAATCCGTTTTGCAAGTGTTAGGCGAGCAAACCTTGGTTGATTTAACCATAGCGATTAATGCCATTAGTAGTTGGAATCGTATTGCCAAAGCATTTAAGCCAGCCGTAGGCAGTTTCGATGCCAATTAA